Proteins co-encoded in one Paracrocinitomix mangrovi genomic window:
- a CDS encoding two-component regulator propeller domain-containing protein, translating into MKTTFKTLFFLVFLTACQTETEVDVSAEQSALSEEYNGTFINQQTGDTIPTGEFISFDNNGVAHENGRISIEHKGRPYGTVEIPFRKNEGYIKEHHASYFNLDSAIVPDYNDTLYLPPAEVFIEPKIVSVKEPQQQHLLPARYKDNAQYDIRTLTKDEGLPSNMVLDIMVDANEYVWMATDKGLVKYDGRSIKTYDEKAGLPESNITCLAQDLDNNIWFGTRSSGVIKYDGMNFTIYPIDSIALAKKINHITFDHDNELWMTIEFGGFAHFDGTKFYKYQQAQGVVTNRPTTSVCVDPQNRKWISGFGTSGYVIDENNVLRILHSHHHTSTGSTYINVITMDKNGQPYFSHWSGYFAHLDSDTIRTFRIEGTPVPDLNIDIYEDKENNLWLAGYGRGLFRWNRNTNELNLFGEEEGMNSRYVVSMDEDQHGGLWVSTENGGVSYFKKHSFTSLNQYTGLENNLIYSVKEFPNGTYYYASQEGVMIHDTSGLRKYNQHFVSRDIMIKPDTSVWIMGLNGGPIRVKSDGTAGRFGNGFGWPYNPTCVDTSSNGDIWMAGNFNPLTHVADTAVYNFSYPQGLYITNYRDLLITDKDEIWIASEGQGAAVIIKDSIKYLTKKEGMLSMIIHQLSEDKNGRIWMCTEKGLNYYEDGVLKRVDHPLMNRNIMALIQDKENRYWITTDHGILVLVPNESVNNQWDLSDYQIQRFDKSNGITSIDFIQGSIFIDSENRIMMGSEGGLIIRDLDNLNFDKTPPKCYLETVYINGHFVDYKNLEESDSAVIDDISSIQTSGTEDNHNIPKSLELPHTLNHLTFEFSGINWKDPDNLQFKYYLEGFEKDWNISRDNNTADYRNLSYGKYTFHLKTIARDGTESETTSFSFEINRPWWHAWWARILFLLIIIGIVFGIIKWRTLELRRRQKVLENEIELATESIRKQKEIVESQKEKVEAAHEVLNTKNQEILDSIMYAKRIQNAIMPSERMINEAIPSCFVLYKPKDIVAGDFYWMEEVGDDVLLAAADCTGHGVPGAMVSVICNNGLNRAVREFGFTDPALVLNKTRELVIEEFQKSDEGVKDGMDIALIKLNKTNGKIKSLDYAGANNPLWVIRKGTSTIAELEGTLPERSKVLEQDGFTFIEIKADKQPIGIFEDQQPYTTHHFDLMEGDTIFIFSDGYADQFGGDKGKKMKAANFKELLMSVQNQDIENQIKFIETEFEKWKGEFEQLDDVCVIGVRV; encoded by the coding sequence GTGAAAACAACTTTCAAAACTTTATTCTTTTTAGTCTTTTTGACCGCTTGTCAAACAGAAACTGAAGTTGATGTATCTGCAGAGCAATCAGCACTGTCAGAGGAATATAATGGCACATTCATCAACCAACAAACAGGAGACACAATACCAACAGGTGAATTTATTTCATTTGATAACAACGGTGTTGCACATGAAAATGGTAGAATATCTATAGAACATAAAGGAAGGCCTTATGGAACAGTAGAAATTCCTTTTCGTAAAAATGAAGGTTATATAAAGGAACATCACGCCTCTTACTTTAACCTGGATTCTGCAATAGTACCTGATTATAATGACACACTTTATTTGCCTCCAGCCGAAGTATTTATCGAGCCAAAAATTGTATCTGTTAAAGAACCTCAGCAACAACATCTCCTTCCAGCAAGGTATAAGGACAATGCTCAATACGATATCAGAACTTTGACTAAAGACGAAGGACTTCCAAGTAATATGGTATTAGACATTATGGTTGATGCCAATGAATATGTTTGGATGGCCACTGACAAAGGTTTGGTAAAATATGATGGACGATCAATTAAAACTTATGATGAAAAGGCGGGATTACCTGAGTCTAACATCACATGTTTAGCACAGGACTTAGACAATAACATTTGGTTTGGTACCAGGAGTTCAGGCGTTATTAAATATGACGGAATGAACTTTACAATTTATCCTATTGATTCTATTGCACTTGCAAAAAAGATCAACCACATCACTTTTGACCATGACAATGAATTATGGATGACAATTGAATTTGGAGGGTTTGCTCACTTTGACGGAACAAAATTCTACAAATATCAACAGGCACAAGGAGTTGTTACTAACCGTCCTACTACCAGTGTATGTGTTGATCCTCAAAACAGAAAATGGATCAGTGGTTTTGGAACTTCGGGTTATGTGATTGATGAAAACAATGTGCTTCGCATTTTACATTCACATCATCATACCAGCACTGGATCTACCTATATCAATGTAATTACAATGGATAAAAATGGGCAACCATATTTTTCTCATTGGAGCGGTTATTTTGCTCATTTAGATAGCGACACAATAAGAACTTTCAGAATTGAAGGAACTCCCGTACCTGATTTGAATATAGACATATATGAAGACAAAGAAAATAATTTATGGTTAGCAGGATATGGAAGAGGATTGTTTCGTTGGAATAGAAACACTAATGAATTAAACCTCTTTGGAGAAGAAGAAGGGATGAATAGCCGCTATGTTGTTTCAATGGACGAAGATCAACATGGTGGACTTTGGGTGTCTACTGAAAATGGAGGAGTTTCATATTTTAAAAAACACTCATTTACTAGTCTAAATCAATATACAGGCTTAGAAAACAACTTGATTTACAGTGTAAAAGAATTTCCCAATGGCACATATTATTATGCTTCACAAGAAGGTGTTATGATTCATGACACATCTGGTTTAAGAAAATACAACCAACACTTTGTTTCAAGAGATATAATGATAAAGCCGGATACCAGTGTTTGGATAATGGGATTAAATGGTGGTCCTATAAGGGTGAAGAGTGACGGTACGGCCGGAAGATTTGGAAATGGATTTGGATGGCCATACAACCCAACATGTGTAGACACCTCCTCCAATGGAGATATTTGGATGGCTGGAAATTTTAATCCTCTTACTCATGTAGCGGACACTGCTGTTTACAATTTTAGCTATCCACAAGGACTGTATATCACCAATTACCGTGATTTATTAATCACTGATAAAGATGAAATATGGATTGCTTCTGAAGGACAAGGTGCGGCTGTAATAATAAAAGACAGCATTAAATATCTCACAAAGAAAGAAGGAATGCTTAGTATGATCATTCATCAACTATCAGAAGACAAGAATGGTAGAATATGGATGTGTACTGAAAAAGGACTGAATTATTACGAAGATGGTGTTTTAAAAAGGGTTGATCATCCTTTAATGAACAGAAACATCATGGCACTTATTCAAGACAAAGAAAACCGTTATTGGATAACAACGGATCATGGAATTTTAGTTTTGGTGCCTAATGAATCCGTTAATAATCAATGGGATTTAAGTGACTATCAAATTCAAAGATTTGACAAAAGCAATGGTATTACCAGCATAGACTTTATTCAAGGTTCAATATTCATTGATTCTGAAAATAGAATCATGATGGGATCTGAAGGTGGATTAATTATTAGAGATTTAGACAATTTAAACTTTGATAAAACACCTCCGAAATGTTATTTGGAAACCGTTTACATCAATGGACATTTTGTTGACTACAAAAATTTAGAAGAGAGTGATTCAGCTGTAATTGACGATATTTCAAGTATCCAAACATCAGGAACTGAGGACAACCACAATATTCCAAAATCTTTAGAATTACCACACACACTCAATCATTTGACATTTGAATTTTCAGGAATTAACTGGAAAGATCCGGACAATTTACAGTTCAAATATTACTTAGAGGGTTTTGAAAAAGACTGGAATATAAGTAGAGACAACAACACTGCAGATTACAGAAACTTGTCTTATGGCAAATATACTTTTCATTTAAAAACTATTGCAAGAGATGGAACAGAGAGCGAAACTACCTCCTTTTCATTTGAAATTAATAGGCCATGGTGGCATGCCTGGTGGGCGCGTATTTTATTCTTATTAATAATTATAGGAATTGTTTTTGGAATCATTAAGTGGCGAACTTTAGAATTAAGAAGAAGGCAAAAAGTGCTTGAAAATGAGATAGAGCTTGCAACAGAAAGTATCCGAAAACAAAAGGAAATAGTAGAATCTCAAAAAGAAAAAGTAGAGGCAGCACATGAAGTGTTAAATACTAAGAATCAAGAAATTCTAGATTCAATCATGTACGCAAAACGAATTCAAAATGCGATCATGCCATCTGAAAGAATGATCAATGAAGCGATTCCGTCTTGTTTCGTTCTTTATAAACCTAAAGATATAGTTGCAGGAGACTTTTATTGGATGGAAGAAGTTGGAGATGATGTGTTACTAGCTGCCGCGGATTGTACAGGACATGGAGTTCCAGGAGCTATGGTTTCCGTAATTTGTAACAACGGCTTAAACAGAGCTGTAAGAGAATTTGGTTTTACCGACCCGGCTTTAGTATTGAATAAAACGCGAGAATTGGTTATTGAAGAGTTCCAAAAATCTGATGAAGGAGTGAAAGATGGAATGGACATTGCCCTTATTAAATTGAACAAAACCAATGGAAAAATTAAGAGCCTAGATTATGCAGGAGCTAATAATCCATTGTGGGTAATCAGAAAAGGAACTAGCACAATAGCAGAATTGGAAGGTACATTACCGGAACGCAGTAAAGTTTTGGAGCAAGATGGATTTACATTCATTGAAATCAAAGCGGATAAACAACCAATTGGAATTTTTGAGGATCAACAGCCATATACCACTCACCATTTTGATTTAATGGAAGGTGATACCATTTTTATATTCTCAGATGGATATGCAGACCAATTTGGTGGCGATAAAGGCAAAAAAATGAAGGCCGCCAACTTTAAAGAATTATTGATGTCTGTTCAAAATCAGGATATTGAAAATCAGATTAAGTTTATTGAAACTGAATTTGAAAAATGGAAAGGTGAGTTTGAACAACTAGATGACGTCTGTGTTATAGGAGTGCGAGTGTAA
- a CDS encoding quinone oxidoreductase family protein, whose product MKAAVLVKVGKGEEAFEIRDISKPVPKENEVLIKVETFGLNFADVMSRRGKYKEAPPMPSVVGYEVVGMVEESASEDYKHLVGKRVVAFTRFGGYAEYAVTQGLACAEIGDINAGEACAIAVQYATAYYMCMDSVRLYEGDKVMVHAGAGGVGTALIQLCKLQGCEVFANAGSDDKLDYMKQQGADHVMNYRTQDYAVEIPKIIKKERLQATFNPIGGATYKKDFGLIGSGGKVMLFGASDLTNKKWGVFSALNFARKMSLLMPISLVMNSKSIMGINMLKIGDNAPKILSRCMKECVALLKEGKVKPHVGAEFQLEEIGKAHDLLESRKSMGKIVVHIKS is encoded by the coding sequence ATGAAAGCGGCAGTACTTGTTAAAGTTGGCAAAGGTGAAGAAGCCTTTGAGATCAGAGATATTTCTAAACCCGTTCCTAAGGAGAATGAGGTACTAATTAAAGTTGAAACTTTCGGTTTAAATTTTGCTGATGTCATGTCTCGTAGAGGCAAGTACAAAGAAGCACCACCTATGCCATCAGTAGTAGGTTATGAAGTGGTTGGAATGGTAGAGGAATCGGCATCAGAAGATTACAAACACCTAGTGGGTAAAAGAGTGGTTGCATTTACCAGATTTGGTGGTTATGCAGAATATGCCGTTACACAAGGTTTGGCATGTGCAGAAATTGGGGACATTAATGCAGGAGAAGCTTGTGCTATTGCTGTTCAATATGCAACAGCTTATTACATGTGCATGGATTCTGTTAGATTGTATGAAGGGGATAAAGTAATGGTTCATGCCGGAGCAGGTGGAGTTGGAACGGCATTAATTCAATTGTGTAAGTTGCAAGGTTGTGAAGTTTTTGCAAATGCCGGTAGTGATGATAAGTTGGATTATATGAAACAGCAAGGAGCAGATCATGTAATGAATTACCGCACGCAGGATTATGCGGTAGAGATTCCTAAAATCATAAAAAAAGAAAGATTGCAAGCTACTTTTAATCCTATTGGAGGAGCTACCTATAAAAAGGATTTTGGATTAATAGGATCAGGAGGCAAAGTAATGTTGTTTGGAGCGTCTGATTTAACCAATAAAAAGTGGGGAGTATTTTCTGCTCTTAATTTTGCACGAAAAATGAGTTTATTGATGCCAATTAGTTTAGTTATGAACTCCAAGTCTATAATGGGTATTAACATGCTTAAAATAGGAGATAATGCACCTAAAATATTATCGCGTTGTATGAAAGAGTGTGTAGCCTTATTAAAAGAGGGAAAAGTAAAACCACACGTGGGTGCCGAATTTCAGTTAGAAGAAATAGGTAAAGCACACGATTTGTTGGAGTCTAGAAAATCAATGGGTAAAATTGTGGTGCATATTAAGTCTTAA
- the rsmI gene encoding 16S rRNA (cytidine(1402)-2'-O)-methyltransferase — MGKLYVIPTPIGNLEDITYRAVRLLAEVNAVLAEDTRTTGNLLRHFEISNQLIAFHLNNEHKVVDRILSELQNGMIYGLVSDAGTPGISDPGFLLVRACVDAGIEVECLPGATAFVPALVNSGFPTEKFVYEGFLPHKKGRQTRIQKIAEEERTVVFYESPHRLVKALTQLQEVLQEGRRIAVCREISKKFEETLRGTPEELITHFTQHPVKGEFVVVVEAYK; from the coding sequence ATGGGCAAGCTATATGTTATTCCCACTCCCATTGGTAATCTTGAGGACATTACTTATCGAGCTGTTCGGCTTTTAGCTGAGGTAAATGCAGTATTGGCTGAAGATACCAGAACTACCGGAAATCTTTTAAGACATTTTGAAATTAGTAATCAGCTAATCGCATTTCATTTAAATAATGAGCATAAAGTAGTGGATAGAATTCTCTCAGAATTACAGAACGGAATGATTTACGGTCTGGTTTCTGATGCTGGAACCCCTGGAATTTCCGATCCCGGATTTTTGTTGGTTAGGGCTTGTGTAGATGCAGGGATTGAAGTGGAATGTTTACCAGGCGCCACAGCTTTTGTTCCAGCCCTTGTTAATTCAGGTTTCCCTACTGAAAAGTTTGTTTATGAGGGTTTTTTACCACACAAAAAAGGAAGACAAACAAGAATTCAAAAAATTGCGGAAGAAGAAAGAACGGTAGTTTTTTATGAATCTCCGCATAGATTGGTAAAAGCATTAACCCAGCTTCAGGAAGTATTGCAGGAAGGAAGAAGAATTGCAGTATGTCGAGAAATCAGTAAAAAGTTTGAGGAAACCTTAAGAGGAACACCAGAAGAATTAATCACTCATTTTACACAACATCCAGTGAAGGGTGAATTTGTGGTGGTGGTAGAAGCGTATAAATAA
- a CDS encoding glutaminyl-peptide cyclotransferase — MNKQQKGFYHWTLVFFTSLLLTACAGEETTDEDIDHTVPPKRDVQISSPLNGDQFVIGDEISVQVDVNHPDLIDELELWVADTLYQSLDLTSTIVRIPTNNARVGDTKIFLKYKDGKGDEHRDNRNVTLFSDIVPSVCDVAIVNTYPHLVGSYTQGLEFYKGKLYESTGRRGLSVVANVDLKTGKHNQFVDLPKNIFGEGITIMNDTIYNISYTAQSCRLFDMNFNLLTEFTYEGEGWGLCNDGQYIIMSNGSSDLVWRDPRTFREVKRLQVFDNQSNVPQLNELELIDGDIYANIYTDSKIAQIDTASGKVKRYLNCASLVNAQQGYVDYLNGIAYNDGKMYVTGKLWPAMYEIKCE; from the coding sequence ATGAACAAACAACAAAAAGGATTTTATCATTGGACCCTTGTCTTTTTCACTTCCTTGCTTTTAACGGCTTGTGCCGGTGAAGAAACAACAGATGAAGATATTGATCACACAGTACCACCCAAAAGAGATGTACAAATTTCATCTCCGCTAAATGGTGATCAGTTTGTAATAGGTGATGAAATTAGCGTTCAGGTAGATGTAAATCATCCAGATTTAATTGATGAACTTGAGTTATGGGTAGCAGACACGCTATATCAAAGTCTTGATTTGACTTCAACAATTGTTAGAATTCCTACCAATAATGCAAGAGTAGGTGATACCAAGATATTTTTAAAATACAAAGACGGTAAGGGTGATGAGCACAGAGATAACAGAAATGTCACTTTGTTTTCAGATATAGTTCCTTCAGTTTGTGATGTAGCTATAGTGAATACTTATCCTCATTTAGTTGGTTCTTACACTCAAGGTTTGGAGTTTTACAAGGGAAAACTTTACGAATCTACCGGAAGAAGAGGCTTAAGTGTTGTTGCCAATGTGGATTTAAAAACCGGAAAACACAATCAATTTGTAGATCTTCCAAAAAACATTTTTGGTGAAGGAATTACCATTATGAATGATACTATTTATAACATTTCTTACACTGCTCAAAGTTGTAGGCTTTTTGATATGAATTTCAATTTGTTAACTGAGTTTACATATGAAGGTGAAGGCTGGGGATTGTGTAATGATGGTCAATACATTATCATGTCAAACGGATCTTCTGATTTAGTTTGGAGAGATCCACGTACTTTTAGAGAGGTAAAGAGATTACAAGTTTTTGACAATCAATCTAATGTTCCTCAATTAAATGAGCTAGAGTTAATTGATGGAGATATTTATGCAAATATTTATACTGACAGCAAAATAGCTCAAATTGACACTGCGTCTGGAAAAGTAAAGAGATATTTAAATTGTGCCTCTTTAGTAAATGCACAACAAGGATACGTGGACTATTTAAACGGTATAGCCTATAATGATGGTAAAATGTACGTAACCGGTAAACTTTGGCCGGCTATGTATGAAATAAAATGTGAGTAA
- a CDS encoding LytR/AlgR family response regulator transcription factor — protein sequence MIKAVIIDDIPEAITVLKSDLENYCVNIEVVGSAEGVVSGAKLIKEVQPDLVFLDIQMQDGSGFDLLEILPEKNFKLIFTTASDEYAVKAFKFSAVDYLLKPIDPDELMDAVSKIENQNQAADRIDLLKENFNQPKRIALNTLEKIHIVNVNEILRCESNINYTMFYFTDDTKLLVTKTLKEFDKLLGDHGFIRVHQSHLINTAFIKEFIKSDGYIIMKDGTKVPVSTRKKQVLMDMIANF from the coding sequence ATGATTAAAGCTGTTATTATAGATGATATCCCTGAAGCCATTACGGTTTTAAAATCTGATTTAGAAAATTATTGTGTAAACATTGAGGTTGTTGGTAGTGCTGAAGGAGTTGTTAGTGGTGCAAAATTGATTAAGGAGGTACAACCTGATTTAGTGTTTTTGGATATTCAAATGCAAGATGGTTCTGGGTTCGATCTTTTAGAAATCCTTCCTGAAAAGAATTTTAAATTGATATTTACTACTGCTTCTGATGAATATGCTGTAAAGGCATTTAAGTTTTCAGCTGTGGATTACTTGTTAAAGCCAATTGATCCGGATGAATTAATGGATGCTGTAAGTAAGATTGAAAATCAAAACCAGGCGGCAGATCGTATTGATTTGTTAAAGGAAAACTTTAATCAACCCAAGCGTATTGCCCTAAATACGCTAGAAAAGATTCATATCGTTAATGTGAATGAGATTTTAAGATGCGAATCTAATATCAACTATACCATGTTTTATTTTACTGATGACACTAAGTTGTTAGTTACAAAAACTTTAAAGGAGTTTGACAAACTACTTGGAGATCACGGTTTTATTAGGGTTCATCAATCTCATCTTATTAATACAGCATTTATTAAAGAATTCATTAAGTCTGATGGTTACATCATTATGAAAGATGGAACAAAAGTTCCTGTAAGTACCAGAAAAAAGCAGGTTTTGATGGATATGATTGCAAATTTTTAA
- the ytxJ gene encoding bacillithiol system redox-active protein YtxJ: MFGLFKKEVSSDKWVDLSSQEQLEDLIEQSNEKPVLLFKHSTRCATSLMAKRELDSNIEILKDDVIAVYLDLLRHRDISNRIAEEFNVIHESPQVLLIKNGSCIYNASHSEIKTNVIKRQL; encoded by the coding sequence ATGTTTGGATTATTTAAGAAAGAAGTGTCAAGCGATAAATGGGTAGACTTATCAAGTCAAGAACAGTTAGAAGATTTAATTGAACAATCTAATGAAAAGCCGGTACTGTTATTTAAACACAGTACAAGGTGTGCTACTAGCTTGATGGCTAAGAGAGAATTAGATTCTAACATTGAAATTTTAAAAGATGATGTAATAGCTGTATATTTAGATTTATTGAGACACCGCGATATATCTAATAGAATTGCTGAGGAATTCAACGTTATTCATGAGTCACCACAAGTTTTATTGATTAAAAACGGAAGTTGTATTTACAACGCATCTCATAGTGAAATTAAAACCAATGTCATAAAAAGACAACTATGA
- the pheS gene encoding phenylalanine--tRNA ligase subunit alpha codes for MDLKQLITEIEQEIAAAEIKGQEQLEAFRIAYLGSKNKLKDLYKELKSVPNELKKEVGQAINALKTLAEDKFNEAAEANSKKSSGNLSKFDLSRPAEEIEIGARHPLAVVRNEIIEIFSRIGFSVSEGPEIEDDWHNFSALNFPPEHPARDMQDTFFIQKGDDEMALRTHTSSVQVRVMEGEEPPIRTISPGRVYRNEAISARAHCFFHQVEGLYIDTDVSFADLKQTLLYFAKEMFGEKAEIRLRPSYFPFTEPSAEVDVSCTICNGDGCNVCKYTGFLEILGCGMVDPNVLEACGIDSKKYAGFAFGMGVERIAQLKYRVNDLRLYSENDVRFLEQFKSAY; via the coding sequence ATGGATTTAAAACAACTTATTACCGAAATTGAACAAGAAATTGCTGCTGCTGAAATTAAGGGACAGGAACAATTAGAGGCTTTTAGAATAGCTTACTTGGGAAGTAAAAACAAATTGAAAGATTTGTACAAAGAACTCAAGTCTGTTCCCAATGAACTGAAAAAAGAAGTTGGTCAGGCAATTAATGCTTTAAAGACTTTAGCAGAAGATAAATTCAATGAAGCTGCTGAGGCGAACAGTAAAAAATCTTCTGGCAACCTATCAAAATTTGATTTGAGTAGACCGGCAGAGGAAATTGAAATTGGCGCACGTCATCCATTGGCAGTAGTTAGAAATGAGATTATTGAAATATTTTCAAGAATAGGTTTTTCTGTTAGTGAAGGACCAGAGATTGAAGATGATTGGCATAATTTCTCAGCTTTAAACTTTCCGCCTGAACATCCCGCAAGAGACATGCAGGACACTTTTTTCATTCAAAAAGGGGATGATGAAATGGCTTTGCGAACACATACTTCTTCTGTTCAAGTTAGAGTGATGGAAGGAGAAGAACCTCCAATTAGAACTATTTCACCTGGAAGAGTTTATCGTAATGAAGCAATTTCTGCCAGAGCGCATTGCTTTTTCCATCAAGTAGAAGGATTGTATATTGATACGGATGTGTCATTTGCAGATTTAAAGCAAACACTATTGTATTTCGCTAAAGAGATGTTTGGTGAAAAAGCTGAAATCAGATTACGCCCGTCATATTTCCCATTTACTGAGCCATCAGCTGAGGTAGATGTTTCATGTACTATTTGTAATGGAGATGGTTGTAATGTTTGTAAGTATACCGGGTTTTTAGAGATTTTAGGTTGTGGAATGGTAGATCCAAATGTTTTAGAAGCTTGTGGAATTGATTCTAAAAAGTATGCAGGCTTTGCTTTTGGAATGGGAGTAGAAAGAATTGCACAATTAAAATATCGCGTTAACGATTTGAGATTATACTCAGAGAATGATGTGAGATTCCTTGAACAATTTAAATCTGCATATTAA
- a CDS encoding suppressor of fused domain protein, with protein MNNLPQIIQDNYQIELIHQNPEYNIDIYKCKANDNSHQLLITNGMSVYEQNVNEANADLQHIELYMWLPEYLNLENNNWPIHWLNRIAQLPQKNNTWFGDGDTIPAGNPPQEIDERLATNHFIVSRPKHLHEIYQDADLSAKGYKLLAVFPLFQDEVNYKLKNSHTLLYKKLKKNNLDERIDIFRQSVMQRKMFKLF; from the coding sequence ATGAATAATCTTCCACAAATAATTCAAGACAATTATCAAATTGAACTTATACATCAAAACCCTGAGTATAACATTGATATATATAAGTGCAAAGCAAATGACAATTCGCATCAATTACTGATTACTAACGGAATGAGCGTTTACGAGCAAAACGTAAATGAGGCAAATGCAGACTTACAACACATTGAATTGTATATGTGGTTACCTGAATATCTTAATCTAGAGAATAATAATTGGCCCATTCATTGGTTGAACAGAATTGCTCAATTACCACAAAAAAATAACACATGGTTTGGTGATGGTGATACAATTCCGGCAGGAAATCCACCACAAGAAATTGACGAACGATTAGCTACCAATCATTTTATTGTCAGTAGACCCAAACATTTACATGAAATTTACCAAGATGCAGATCTGAGTGCTAAAGGGTATAAATTACTTGCGGTTTTCCCTCTTTTTCAAGATGAAGTGAATTATAAACTAAAAAATTCACATACATTGCTTTATAAAAAGCTTAAAAAGAATAATTTAGACGAAAGAATAGACATTTTTAGACAGAGCGTAATGCAGCGAAAAATGTTCAAATTATTTTAA
- a CDS encoding BlaI/MecI/CopY family transcriptional regulator — translation MQRLTPAEEQVMLRLWGLKEATVQDIINFYPVPKPAYNTTSTIVRILEKKGYIKHKKKGRGYIYLPKISREEYREYLATWLLDNYFDGSNQDIINHFNQNKKLDELL, via the coding sequence ATGCAACGATTAACACCTGCTGAAGAACAAGTAATGTTACGACTATGGGGATTAAAGGAAGCAACTGTTCAGGACATTATCAATTTTTATCCTGTTCCAAAACCTGCCTACAACACCACTTCCACTATAGTTAGAATCCTTGAAAAAAAGGGATACATCAAACATAAAAAGAAAGGAAGAGGATACATTTATCTTCCTAAAATATCACGTGAAGAATACCGTGAATATTTGGCAACCTGGTTATTGGATAATTATTTTGATGGCTCAAATCAAGACATCATTAATCACTTTAACCAAAATAAAAAGTTAGACGAATTGCTTTAA